In Gossypium arboreum isolate Shixiya-1 chromosome 5, ASM2569848v2, whole genome shotgun sequence, a single genomic region encodes these proteins:
- the LOC108453483 gene encoding receptor-like protein kinase 7: MSNACSHRQIFLSLYFLFCFTFPCYVKSDELQILMTLKSALNKSSTDVLDSWAATGSFCSFNGITCDGGGSVKEIELSNQKLTGVLPLDSICQLQSLDKLSMGHNSLYGAITEDLNNCSKLRYLDLGNNPFSGPFPDISALSELQYLYLNGSGFSGRFPWKSLENMNNLTVLSLGDNLFDRTPFPDQIVKLRKLNWLYLANCSIEGKIPPSIGDLTELKDLELQLNYLSGAIPSEIGKLRKLWQLELYGNELTGKLPVGLRNLTSLEYFDASINYLEGDISEVKYLTNLVSLQLFMNRFNGGVPPELGEFKKLVNLSLYTNMLTGPLPQKLGSWADFDYIDVSENLLTGLIPPDMCKKGTMRGLLMLQNRFTGEIPTTYASCATMKRFRVSNNSLSGIVPAGIWGLPQVEIIDIAYNRFEGPITSDIKNAKEIGILSAEFNRLSGEVPKEISGATSLVKIELNDNQMSGEIPDGIGELKALSSLKLQNNMFSGPIPDSLGSCASISNINMANNSLSGKIPSSLGSLPTLNSLDLSRNELSGRIPESLSFLRLNLFDLSYNRLTGPVPQSLAVEAYNGSLAGNPGLCSSTIKSFKQCPPDSGMSKHVRTLIVCLAVGAIMLASLGCILYLRRKEKDHNRSLKEESWDVKSFHVLTFTEDDILDSIKQENLIGKGGAGNVYKVMLSNGVELAVKHLWNTDSHGRWKSRSSTPILGRRSGKEKEFDAEVQTLSSIRHVNVVKLYCSITSEDSSLLVYEYLPNGSLWDRLHTSRKMELDWDTRYEIAVGAAKGLEYLHHGCERPVIHRDVKSSNILLDEFLKPRIADFGLAKIVQANGGKDSTHVIAGTHGYIAPEYGYTYKVNEKSDVYSFGVVLMELVSGKRPIEPEFGDNKDIVSWVSSKLKNKESVLSIVDPRIPVAFKEDAVKVLKIAILCTTQLPALRPTMRSVVQMLEEAEPCKLVSIVINKDGEVKKKEAMDSADKFNL; this comes from the exons ATGTCCAACGCCTGTTCCCACCggcaaatttttctttctctatATTTCCTGTTCTGTTTCACCTTCCCTTGTTATGTAAAATCCGATGAACTTCAAATACTGATGACGTTGAAATCAGCTCTCAATAAATCAAGCACCGATGTTCTCGATTCATGGGCGGCTACCGGTTCCTTTTGCAGCTTCAATGGAATCACCTGTGACGGTGGAGGGTCGGTTAAGGAAATCGAGCTTTCGAATCAAAAGTTGACTGGCGTTCTTCCTTTGGATTCAATATGCCAGCTTCAGTCCTTGGATAAGCTTTCCATGGGGCACAATTCATTGTATGGTGCGATCACCGAGGATTTGAATAATTGCTCAAAGCTTCGATATTTGGATCTCGGGAACAATCCTTTCTCGGGTCCATTCCCGGATATATCAGCTCTCAGCGAGTTGCAGTACCTTTATTTGAACGGCAGTGGATTTTCGGGTCGTTTCCCATGGAAATCGCTAGAAAACATGAACAATCTTACTGTTCTGAGCCTGGGGGACAACCTTTTCGATCGAACCCCGTTTCCGGATCAAATCGTGAAGTTGAGGAAACTGAATTGGCTTTATTTGGCGAATTGCAGCATTGAAGGGAAGATCCCACCCTCCATTGGAGATCTCACCGAGCTTAAAGATTTGGAGCTCCAATTGAATTATTTATCAGGTGCTATTCCATCGGAGATTGGAAAACTTCGCAAGCTCTGGCAGCTGGAGCTTTACGGCAATGAACTCACCGGAAAACTTCCTGTTGGATTGAGAAATCTGACAAGCCTGGAATACTTTGATGCCTCGATCAACTATCTCGAAGGGGATATCTCGGAAGTGAAGTATTTGACCAACCTGGTGAGCCTGCAGCTCTTTATGAACCGGTTTAACGGTGGAGTACCGCCCGAGTTGGGGGAGTTCAAGAAGCTGGTGAATCTGTCACTTTATACCAACATGTTGACTGGTCCCCTTCCTCAAAAGCTAGGCTCTTGGGCTGATTTTGACTACATCGATGTATCGGAGAATCTCTTGACGGGTCTAATTCCTCCAGATATGTGCAAAAAGGGAACCATGAGAGGGCTCCTTATGCTTCAGAATCGCTTCACCGGTGAAATCCCGACGACTTACGCGAGTTGTGCCACTATGAAGCGGTTCAGAGTCAGCAACAACTCGCTTTCAGGCATAGTTCCTGCCGGAATATGGGGATTGCCCCAAGTGGAAATAATTGACATTGCTTACAATCGGTTTGAAGGTCCAATTACATCTGATATCAAGAATGCAAAAGAGATTGGGATATTGTCAGCTGAGTTCAATCGGTTATCAGGTGAGGTACCTAAAGAGATTTCAGGAGCCACGTCTTTGGTTAAAATTGAGCTAAATGACAATCAGATGTCGGGAGAAATCCCTGATGGAATTGGGGAACTGAAAGCATTGAGCAGCCTTAAATTGCAGAACAATATGTTCTCTGGTCCCATACCAGACTCATTAGGCTCTTGTGCTTCCATCAGTAACATAAACATGGCTAACAATTCTCTTTCGGGCAAAATCCCGTCATCTTTAGGTTCTTTGCCGACGTTGAACTCTCTGGATTTGTCTCGAAATGAACTTTCGGGTAGAATTCCAGAGAGCTTGTCGTTTCTCAGGTTGAACCTTTTTGATCTGTCCTATAACCGTTTAACCGGTCCTGTACCCCAGTCTCTTGCCGTCGAAGCGTATAACGGTAGCTTGGCCGGAAATCCAGGCCTTTGCAGTTCAACTATCAAATCTTTCAAGCAATGTCCACCGGATTCCGGCATGTCAAAACATGTTCGTACGCTTATAGTTTGTTTGGCCGTAGGTGCAATCATGCTTGCTTCACTTGGATGTATCTTATATTTAAGGAGGAAGGAAAAGGATCATAACCGTTCATTGAAGGAAGAATCCTGGGATGTTAAGTCTTTCCATGTGTTAACTTTCACTGAAGATGACATTCTTGATTCTATCAAGCAAGAGAATCTTATTGGGAAAGGAGGGGCCGGGAATGTATATAAAGTTATGCTTTCTAATGGTGTAGAACTTGCTGTGAAACACCTATGGAACACGGATTCTCATGGCCGCTGGAAGAGCCGGAGTAGCACCCCGATCCTTGGCAGACGTTCGGGAAAGGAAAAGGAGTTCGATGCGGAGGTACAGACACTGAGCTCAATAAGACATGTCAATGTGGTCAAGCTTTACTGCAGCATTACTAGCGAAGACTCGAGCCTGTTGGTGTACGAGTACTTGCCTAACGGGAGCTTGTGGGATCGGTTGCATACGAGTCGAAAAATGGAGCTCGATTGGGATACAAGGTACGAGATTGCAGTCGGTGCAGCTAAGGGACTGGAGTACCTTCATCATGGATGCGAAAGGCCGGTGATCCACCGGGATGTCAAATCCAGCAACATATTGCTGGATGAGTTTTTGAAGCCTAGGATTGCAGATTTCGGACTTGCCAAGATTGTCCAAGCCAATGGTGGCAAAGACTCAACCCATGTCATTGCAGGCACCCATGGATACATAGCTCCTG AATACGGTTACACATACAAAGTAAACGAGAAGAGCGATGTGTACAGTTTCGGAGTAGTATTAATGGAGCTAGTGAGCGGAAAAAGACCAATCGAACCAGAGTTCGGAGATAATAAAGACATAGTGTCTTGGGTTTCAAGCAAACTAAAGAACAAAGAGAGTGTTTTAAGTATAGTGGACCCTAGAATCCCAGTTGCTTTCAAAGAAGATGCTGTGAAGGTGCTGAAAATAGCCATTTTGTGCACGACCCAGCTGCCGGCACTTAGACCCACCATGAGAAGCGTGGTTCAAATGCTGGAAGAAGCTGAACCATGCAAATTGGTCAGCATCGTAATCAATAAGGACGGTGAAGTGAAGAAAAAGGAAGCCATGGATTCTGCCGATAAGTTCAACCTATAG